One Pelodiscus sinensis isolate JC-2024 chromosome 9, ASM4963464v1, whole genome shotgun sequence genomic window, CTTTTCAAACGGTCCTTCCCCAGCTGGCGCCCTGTACTGGGACACAGACCTGCTTGGTGACCATGGACAAGTCCTAGCCTCgctgggtgcctcagtttccccatctaagAGGTTCAGAGATGCCAGCCTCACTTGTGAAGCATTTCAGTAGCTACTGAGGACAAGCCCTGagtaaaaagggggggggaggagggctccaacctttttatgccctACATCATTTTCTAAGGGAAACCCaagatccctcccccccctccccgccaggtcCTGCCCAGCTCGCTCCATCCCCACTCTCCCTTTCACTGCCTGGAgcaggggttgggatgtgggaaggggctctgggctgagccttgggcaggggttggggtacaAGAGGGGATTTGGCTtgttggctctgggagggggccagggctaggggtgcaggaaggagtttgggatatgagggggatgtggggcactggctcagggtgggggctgggatctGACCTCCCACCCGGTTGGTGGCGCAgtgggtctgaggcaggctccctgttcAGCAAGACTCGCTTCATCCAGCCCCCTGCGATGACGGAGCCCCAAGGCGGCGACTCTAACAACAGTTCCTTGCTCCTTTGTTCCTGGGGCTAGTGAGTGTTACATACTGCGGGCAGCTGGGCGTTTCTTGGTGTATCTAGCAGATTCCTGGTCAGAACCTGGGCTCACCCTGTGTCTCTCCTGTTGTGCTCGCTTTCAGATGGGgcatcctcttctcccacccgCGGGACTTCACGCCCGTGTGCACGACGGAGCTGGGCCGGGCCGCAAAGCTGGCCCCTGAGTTCAGCAAGCGCAATGTGAAGATGATCGCCCTCTCTATCGATACTGTCAGCGAGCATCTCGCCTGGTGTAAGGTAGGTTGGGTGAGGAGGTGGCAGCAGGGAACTGTGTGATTCAAATACCACCCTGTGGAGGAGCaaagccggcagcatgtgtttctatgggtggtgcacatctgcatgtgctTTGGTGCgcacaacaaaattcattccacacaggTGGACCAAATAGGAAGCCCATTGGTTAGGTGTAGGGTACACCGCACTGACAGGTGCtctcagagccgggggggggaacACCCTGTGCATGTACAGCCCGGGCGGGGACCCTTTTGGATTTGGGCCACAAAAAGCCCTCACTGAGGCGGcctccaactgagaagcagaaaggccctccccacgttcccctgcACACCAGTGCCTAGAGGGGCTTGGGCTCATAGATTGTGAGGAAGAGCCCCCAGGCCATGCTTTACTGTGCCTCCCGGGGaaagggagcggcagggccttgAACAGATTCCTCCCCGTGGGTCGGCTCTGGCCTGCCTGACTGGCCCGGGAGGCACTGggagctcctcccccccacacacacagtggggagcAATGCTGGTGCTCAAGCCCCGTGGGGGAAGCTGCAGGGTGGGATGTaggcctggagcaccagtgtgagcGCCTCAGTGctgaggaaagggggagcctgAGCCCCAGTGGGCAGGAAAGCCCACAGCAGAGTGTGACTGGGTGCAAGGGCAAGCCTCTGTGCAGCCAGGCAGTGCTCTCCCCGCCCCGGAAACCCCTCGTGCCAGAGCTCTGCGGGCGCCTGACTGCGCCAGGGCGGGATTGGCACGTGCACGCTCCAGTGAGGCTCTTACGGGCGCCCAGCCAGCGTGGGGGCGGCTGGGAGAGGGCGCCTGTGCCAGCACCCGTAGGAGTGAGCAGTTCTTGCACGGTTAGCCCTTGTTCCTCCGCCTCGGCCCTCGTGCCGCTCCCAAAGGGTAGCTACCGCACCGGGCTTAGGCGAAACCTTGGTTCGCGGAGGATCCTCCACCCAGAAATCTAAGGTAGCCGGAGCCGAGCGTCTCCGTCGCCTCTGCCCTGGCTACGTACGTTGAAAGCCGGGGATGCTGCTGGTGCAGTTGGTCCTGAATGTTTTCCCCTGGCAGCCGAGACTCCAGCGAGCCTGGCTCATGCCCGcgctttctctcccttcctccaggACATCAACGCCTACAACGGTGACCCGCCCACGGAGACGCTCCCCTTCCCCATCATTGCCGATGCCAAGCGGGAGCTCGCGGTGCAGCTGGGCATGTTGGACCCCGACGAGCGGGACAAGGAGGGCATGCCCCTGACGGCGCGGGTGGTGAGGGCAGGCTGCGGGGGGTTGTGGCAGAGCCGGGGTGCCGTGTGTGCATTAGCTCGCTACCCCAGTGCAGCAGCCAGGTGGGGGAACGCCGCTCCGTGAGTCCCGTCCTCTGGGCCTGAGTAGGGGCCCCCTGCAGCTGGGATGCTGGCTGAGGAGCAGAAGCCTGGGGTAGTGGGGTGGCCCTGTCGTACTGAGCGTGATGGAGTGGGCAGCGTGCCCTGGCCGGGGTCTCCCACGGGCAAGGGGCAGAATTAAacgggtggagggggaagggccctgaTGCATGTTAAACGCTGTTTTGGGACGGTCTCCTCCCGCCAGCACTCGTGTAAAGACAAGAATTTCCCTTTCCCGGGAGAGACCTGCTGAGGCAGTAGTGCACCACCCGGTAAAATAACCCACACTCCTCAATACTAGCTGTGGCATGAgccgatgccccctccccctgcgtgTGCGTGTGGGTGCGGCTTCCCTCTACACGAGAGGCGTCCGTTCGCTGTAATTGGCGTGGTGCTGGCCATGTAAATAGCactgctccgggccccaggcctgcctcctggcaggggggagTGTGGGATCGTGGTGCAGGGATTGCTTGGCAGGAAGCAGGGTCCTAGCTGGATGAGGGCGTCTCGGTCCTGGAACCCCGTCTGGCACCGTTACGGGTCAGTTCTGGTTCCGTGTCTGTCAGATTCCCAGAGTGGCTCTTCCGTCTGCTCTCCAGGTGTTTGTGTTTGGCCCAGATAAGAAGCTGAAACTCTCCATCCTCTACCCAGCGACCACTGGCCGGAACTTCGACGAGATCCTGAGAGTGGTGGATTCCCTGCAGCTGACCGCGAAGAACAAGGTCGCCACCCCGGTGGACTGGAAGGTAAAGCTCTCTGGCGCCCTGagagccccagggcctggccctaGGGTTCAGTGAAGCTGGGCAGCAGACTCCTTGTTCCCGGCACATGCAGGCCGGGAGAATTCCTGGTTAACCGGTCAGCACCACCCACCCGATTACGGTTTACCAAGCCGGTTAAACAGTGCTTAGCCGGTCCAGTGGGATTTTCCATctgaggagggaggaggcccGTGTTGTCTTGTGGCGGGCGCTGACTGCTCTGGTGCTCCTATGTGACCCGCGTCAGAGCCATGGTACGGCTGCCAGAGCTTTTCCTGGGGAAACCGAGGCGCACTCTGGCCTGCAGAACGTGGGGAAGGGGCCGTCTCTCCCATAAGGCATCCGGCACTCAGCTGCCTTGTCCGTGAGATCTTCTGGCGGTTGGCGTCCCTCGGGCTTGCTCCGGTCCCCGAGCGGGCTGGCGTGTCCCCAACCCTGGCCGTGGGAGGCGTGAGCGCAGCGTGAAGGGAGTGCTGCTTCTAGCTTGACTAGGGGAGGCTGAGGCCTTAGCGTGCCGATCCTGCTTCGGGCACCCTGCTGCCCTGAAACCCCAGGGCAAACGTTTTCTCTTCTCTGCCCTGGGCctgaggctggggggcgggattTCAAGAGAGAATTCAGACACTGGGGTTTTTATTGAACTTCTCCCCTCCGCGGGAGATGAAGGGGGCGTCTCCATATGCCCCGGGGGCgtgcccctccctttctctgaactctccccctcttcccagcgtGGCGACAGAGTCATGGTTGTGCCCAGCATGCCGGATGACGAGGCCAAAAAGATGTTTCCTGACGGCGTCTTCACCAAGGAGCTCCCGTCGGGCAAGAAGTACCTCCGCTACACCCCACAGCCGTAGGGCTGGCGCCAGGCTGCGGACCGCGCGGCTTGCGCAGAGCCCGGCGGCGGGGGGGCTGCCTAGGGAGTGAGGGTGGCTCGTTGATTGGCGTCCCAACCAATGCTGGTTCTGCTTAAGCCGTGTGATCCGCAGCCTTGTATTGTCCGCTTGAAACCAGGCGGACGGCAGCAGCGCGGTGTGAAATTCCCAGTCAGTCACTTGCCCCTCTTAGCTAGCAACCGGAAATGTCTCCCTGGTGGGAATCGCGAGCGTGCGGCAGAGGGGACGGGTTTGCGGTGGTGCTGGCGGCGTGTCCCCCGGGTCTCTCCTCTCTCGcgttggggcggggggagcgctttGTGCCTCGGAAGGAAGCTCCGGTCCTGCAAGGAGATCGCCTGCGAATGGTTCCTCGGGAGGGATGGCCGGACTGAGAACTGGCGAGTGAGCAGCCCGATCGGAGGGGGGAGCCCGGGCCTGGTCCGAGCTGCCTGCCCTATCTCTGCCTTTTGCACCTTTCATCACTGCCATGTTAAACCCACCAGTGCCACGGCGCTACCAGAGCATTGCAGAGCAGATGGAGGTGTGGGGCTTCCTTGCAAACTGTTTCTCCTGGGGGTTGTGCTTAGATCCTTGTCTGACATGCT contains:
- the PRDX6 gene encoding peroxiredoxin-6 isoform X1, giving the protein MPGLLLGDLAPDFEADTTHGRVRFHEFLGGSWGILFSHPRDFTPVCTTELGRAAKLAPEFSKRNVKMIALSIDTVSEHLAWCKDINAYNGDPPTETLPFPIIADAKRELAVQLGMLDPDERDKEGMPLTARVVFVFGPDKKLKLSILYPATTGRNFDEILRVVDSLQLTAKNKVATPVDWKRGDRVMVVPSMPDDEAKKMFPDGVFTKELPSGKKYLRYTPQP
- the PRDX6 gene encoding peroxiredoxin-6 isoform X2; translation: MSAMGKGEKATGWGILFSHPRDFTPVCTTELGRAAKLAPEFSKRNVKMIALSIDTVSEHLAWCKDINAYNGDPPTETLPFPIIADAKRELAVQLGMLDPDERDKEGMPLTARVVFVFGPDKKLKLSILYPATTGRNFDEILRVVDSLQLTAKNKVATPVDWKRGDRVMVVPSMPDDEAKKMFPDGVFTKELPSGKKYLRYTPQP